The Pseudomonas sp. TH06 genome has a window encoding:
- a CDS encoding EF-hand domain-containing protein, whose amino-acid sequence MSRTSTLGKKSIGLLGAALAGGLMLSGSVFAAQPLAQGYMAASAETSVKAPEGKCGEGKCGDASMAKTDTDGDGKVSRAEFLKVAPKSDFDKIDTNHDGFIDEQEAYNNVKANFEANGKKMPKGLFEHLKDQDGA is encoded by the coding sequence ATGTCCCGCACTTCGACTCTCGGTAAAAAATCCATCGGCCTGCTCGGCGCTGCACTGGCTGGCGGCCTGATGTTGTCCGGCTCGGTATTCGCTGCACAGCCGCTGGCTCAGGGCTACATGGCGGCCTCGGCAGAAACCTCGGTGAAAGCGCCGGAAGGCAAATGCGGTGAAGGTAAGTGTGGCGATGCGTCGATGGCGAAGACTGATACCGACGGCGACGGCAAGGTATCCCGCGCGGAATTCCTCAAGGTCGCGCCAAAGTCCGACTTCGACAAGATCGACACCAACCATGACGGCTTCATCGACGAGCAAGAGGCCTACAACAACGTGAAGGCCAATTTCGAAGCCAATGGCAAGAAAATGCCTAAAGGCCTGTTCGAGCACTTGAAGGATCAAGACGGCGCCTGA
- a CDS encoding NAD(P)/FAD-dependent oxidoreductase: protein MSHRIVIVGGGAGGLELATRLGKTLGKRGTASVMLVDANLTHIWKPLLHEVAAGSLNSSEDELNYVAQAKWNHFEFQLGRMSGLDRAQKKIQLAATYDENGVELVPAREVQYDSLVIAVGSTTNDFGTLGAAQHCLFLDTRKQAERFHQQLLNHYLRAHAGQTNVVEQISVAIVGAGATGVELAAELHNAAHELAAYGLDRIKPENMHITLIEAGPRVLPALPERIGGPVHKTLEKLGVNVMTNASVSEVTADSLITADGNEIKASLKVWAAGIRAPGFLKDIDGLETNRINQLQVLPTLQTTRDENIFAFGDCAACPQPGTDRNVPPRAQAAHQQASLLAKSLKLRIEGKTLPEYKYTDYGSLISLSRFSAVGNLMGNLTGSVMLEGWLARMFYVSLYRMHQMALYGPFRTAMLMLGSKIGRGTEPRLKLH, encoded by the coding sequence ATGTCCCATCGTATTGTTATTGTCGGCGGCGGCGCCGGCGGTCTGGAGTTGGCTACCCGTCTGGGTAAGACTCTGGGCAAACGTGGCACGGCCAGCGTGATGCTGGTCGACGCGAACCTGACGCACATCTGGAAACCGCTGTTGCACGAAGTGGCCGCCGGATCGCTGAACTCTTCCGAAGACGAACTCAACTATGTCGCCCAGGCCAAATGGAACCACTTCGAGTTCCAGCTGGGGCGCATGAGCGGGCTCGATCGCGCGCAGAAGAAAATCCAGCTGGCCGCTACTTACGATGAAAACGGCGTAGAGCTGGTGCCGGCGCGTGAAGTGCAGTACGACTCGCTGGTGATCGCGGTCGGCAGCACCACCAACGATTTCGGTACTCTGGGCGCGGCGCAACATTGCCTGTTCCTCGACACGCGCAAACAGGCTGAGCGCTTCCACCAGCAACTACTCAACCACTACCTGCGGGCGCATGCCGGGCAGACCAATGTGGTCGAGCAGATCAGCGTGGCCATCGTCGGCGCCGGCGCCACCGGTGTTGAACTGGCGGCAGAACTGCACAACGCTGCGCATGAGTTGGCCGCTTATGGCCTGGACCGGATCAAACCGGAAAACATGCACATCACCCTGATCGAAGCCGGCCCACGGGTGCTGCCAGCCCTGCCGGAGCGCATCGGCGGGCCGGTGCACAAGACACTGGAGAAACTCGGGGTCAATGTGATGACCAATGCATCGGTCAGTGAAGTGACGGCCGATAGCCTGATCACCGCCGACGGCAACGAGATCAAGGCCAGCCTCAAGGTCTGGGCGGCCGGTATTCGCGCACCGGGTTTCCTCAAGGACATCGACGGCCTGGAAACCAATCGCATCAACCAACTGCAGGTGCTGCCGACTCTGCAAACCACCCGCGACGAGAACATCTTCGCTTTCGGTGACTGCGCGGCCTGCCCGCAACCGGGAACCGACCGCAACGTACCGCCACGGGCGCAAGCGGCGCACCAGCAGGCTTCGTTGCTGGCCAAATCGCTGAAGCTGCGCATCGAAGGCAAGACCCTGCCGGAGTACAAGTACACCGACTACGGTTCGCTGATTTCGCTGTCGCGTTTTTCCGCTGTGGGTAACTTGATGGGCAACCTGACCGGCAGCGTAATGCTTGAGGGCTGGCTGGCGCGGATGTTTTACGTGTCGCTGTACCGCATGCACCAGATGGCGCTGTACGGGCCGTTCCGCACGGCGATGCTGATGCTGGGCAGCAAGATTGGCCGGGGCACCGAGCCGCGCCTGAAACTGCACTAA
- a CDS encoding DUF3094 family protein, with amino-acid sequence MTSRLNPEDQKHVEEYLQLSQHRVERRPFRPWMLLVLVLAVTIGLGLLSRLISYLTL; translated from the coding sequence ATGACCAGCCGCCTGAACCCCGAAGACCAAAAGCATGTCGAAGAGTACCTGCAACTGTCCCAACACCGTGTCGAGCGCCGGCCATTCCGGCCGTGGATGCTCCTGGTGCTGGTGCTGGCAGTGACCATTGGTCTGGGCCTGTTGAGCCGATTAATCAGTTACCTGACGCTATGA
- a CDS encoding MOSC domain-containing protein, giving the protein MTPLQQLIADVPQTGTVRWIGVRPESRGPMIELDAVEARLEAGLTGDHARPGVRNARQVTLIQWEHLAVISALMGRPADQPIKPEDLRRNLVISGINLFSLKGRRFRIGQAIFETTGWCQPCARLQNNLGPGTFQAVRGHGGITARVLQSGIIRLDDGVSVEPVPDSGYAAFNPG; this is encoded by the coding sequence GTGACACCACTTCAGCAATTGATCGCCGATGTCCCGCAAACCGGCACGGTGCGCTGGATTGGCGTGCGCCCCGAATCCCGTGGGCCGATGATCGAACTCGATGCCGTGGAAGCCCGCCTGGAGGCAGGGCTGACGGGTGATCACGCGCGTCCCGGTGTGCGCAATGCGCGGCAGGTGACGTTGATCCAGTGGGAGCACCTGGCGGTAATCAGCGCATTGATGGGGCGTCCCGCCGATCAACCGATCAAGCCTGAAGATCTGCGGCGCAACCTCGTTATCAGCGGTATCAATTTGTTTAGCCTAAAGGGTCGGCGCTTTCGCATCGGTCAGGCAATATTCGAGACCACTGGCTGGTGTCAGCCCTGCGCACGCTTGCAGAACAACCTCGGCCCCGGCACCTTTCAAGCGGTGCGCGGGCATGGCGGAATTACTGCGCGAGTGTTACAAAGCGGGATCATTCGCCTCGATGATGGCGTGTCCGTCGAGCCTGTTCCGGACAGCGGCTATGCTGCGTTCAACCCCGGTTGA
- a CDS encoding DUF1780 domain-containing protein: MDDSDYLRLLTIAAEQANAFLSNARKWERERWVCQRLLQGLNIPYRADEFAPAGEPPDVLFRDANFEVFFVLDEGRRLNDEWRDELQRRRSAFSLSQLVRREAKPRRIPANEFLLRLAPTLRKKAHNYKERGMDLGELDIIAFASLKREVLDLNSHFPPPTEYLRQGWRSLSLVGPTFARVLFAHPDAPDFLRSNLGRSIVFDVGISL; this comes from the coding sequence ATGGATGACTCAGATTATTTACGCCTGCTGACCATCGCGGCCGAGCAGGCCAACGCGTTCCTGTCCAATGCCCGCAAATGGGAGCGTGAGCGTTGGGTCTGCCAGCGCCTGCTGCAAGGCCTGAACATTCCCTACCGCGCCGACGAATTCGCGCCCGCCGGCGAGCCGCCGGACGTGCTGTTTCGCGATGCCAATTTCGAGGTGTTCTTCGTCCTGGATGAAGGCCGACGCCTCAACGACGAATGGCGCGATGAATTGCAGCGGCGGCGCAGTGCGTTTTCCCTCAGCCAACTGGTGCGCCGTGAAGCCAAGCCGCGCCGGATCCCGGCCAACGAATTTCTGCTGCGACTGGCGCCGACCCTGCGCAAAAAAGCGCACAACTATAAGGAACGCGGGATGGATCTTGGCGAACTGGACATCATTGCCTTCGCCAGCCTCAAGCGTGAGGTACTCGACCTGAACAGTCACTTCCCGCCGCCCACCGAATATTTGCGTCAGGGTTGGCGATCGCTGTCACTCGTCGGCCCGACCTTCGCCCGCGTGCTGTTCGCCCATCCCGACGCCCCGGATTTCCTGCGCAGCAACCTTGGCCGCAGCATCGTCTTCGATGTCGGAATCAGCCTGTGA
- a CDS encoding energy-coupling factor ABC transporter permease gives MIGAELLSSTSLTLGWLIYLPVLLWAIVRAPWVELFSDSRRQHLLFGTVFALFLLWLVRRDFDTGVSYHFIGMTAVTLLLDWPLAIVGGLVAQVGLLLLGRQDLAALGVNGTLFILLPVLITECVAILVERAQPRNPFVYIFCSGFFAAALSALLCLILSLTLLWYDGLFAMPEWLEDFIGYLWLLLFPEAFINGMVISALVVFCPEWLETFNRTRYLSAPWNDDDPKS, from the coding sequence ATGATCGGTGCAGAACTGCTGTCGTCTACAAGCCTGACGCTCGGTTGGCTGATTTACCTGCCGGTGCTGCTTTGGGCGATCGTGCGGGCGCCGTGGGTCGAGTTGTTCAGTGACAGTCGTCGCCAGCACCTGTTGTTCGGTACGGTTTTCGCGTTGTTTCTGTTGTGGCTGGTGCGCAGGGATTTCGATACCGGCGTTTCGTATCACTTCATCGGCATGACTGCCGTGACGCTGCTGCTCGACTGGCCGCTGGCGATTGTCGGCGGACTGGTGGCGCAAGTCGGTTTGTTGCTGCTCGGGCGCCAGGATCTCGCGGCGCTCGGGGTCAACGGCACATTGTTTATCCTGCTGCCGGTGCTGATCACCGAGTGTGTGGCGATTCTCGTCGAGCGCGCGCAGCCGCGGAATCCGTTCGTATACATCTTCTGTTCCGGTTTTTTTGCGGCCGCGCTGTCAGCCCTGTTGTGCTTGATCCTGAGCCTGACACTGCTGTGGTATGACGGTCTTTTTGCCATGCCGGAGTGGCTGGAAGATTTCATCGGGTATCTGTGGTTGCTGCTTTTTCCCGAGGCGTTCATCAACGGTATGGTGATCAGCGCACTGGTGGTGTTCTGCCCGGAATGGCTGGAGACCTTCAACCGCACGCGCTACCTTTCGGCGCCGTGGAACGACGACGATCCGAAGTCTTGA
- the yacG gene encoding DNA gyrase inhibitor YacG has product MSQTPIVECPTCGAPVEWNAESTFRPFCSDRCKLIDLGAWASEEHKIPVAPDAEDEIFSGDFDPRH; this is encoded by the coding sequence ATGAGCCAGACCCCAATCGTTGAATGCCCAACCTGCGGCGCGCCCGTTGAATGGAACGCCGAAAGCACTTTTCGCCCGTTCTGCTCCGATCGCTGCAAACTGATCGACCTCGGCGCCTGGGCGTCGGAAGAGCACAAGATTCCAGTCGCTCCGGATGCCGAGGACGAAATTTTTTCCGGCGATTTCGACCCGCGTCACTGA